One window of Corynebacterium sp. P3-F1 genomic DNA carries:
- the purB gene encoding adenylosuccinate lyase, with the protein MVRVTDSKPRNANVLSNRYASAEMATLWSAENKIVLERQLWIAVMRAQRDLGIDIPEEAIADYEKVVDQVDLDSIAQRERVTRHDVKARIEEFNALAGHEHIHKGMTSRDLTENVEQLQIYRSLELVRGRAIAVLNAIGNRAGEYRSLVMAGRSHNVAAQATTLGKRFASAADEMVVALDRVEDLLGRYPLRGIKGPMGTAQDMFDLVGGDEAKLNQLEQAIAQHLGFERIFDSVGQIYPRSLDFDAVSALVQLGAGPSSLATTIRLMAGNETVTEGFKEGQVGSSAMPHKMNARSCERICGFQVILRGYLTMVGDLSGQQWNEGDVFCSVVRRVALPDAFFAIDGMMETFLTVLAEFGAFPAMITRELDRYLPFLATTRILMASVRAGVGRETAHEVIKEHAVAMALDMRENGAEQNLVERLAADDRLPLDQQQLEEALADRHAFIGAAEAQVDNVLDRIHVWAQKYPEAAGYTPGEIL; encoded by the coding sequence ATGGTGCGCGTGACTGACTCGAAACCCCGTAATGCGAATGTCCTGTCCAACCGCTACGCGTCGGCCGAGATGGCCACGCTGTGGAGCGCGGAAAACAAGATCGTGCTGGAGCGCCAGCTGTGGATCGCGGTGATGCGCGCGCAGCGTGACCTGGGCATCGACATCCCGGAAGAGGCGATCGCGGACTATGAAAAGGTCGTGGACCAGGTCGATCTGGACTCCATCGCGCAGCGCGAGCGGGTGACGCGCCACGACGTGAAGGCGCGCATTGAGGAATTCAACGCGCTGGCGGGCCACGAGCACATCCACAAGGGCATGACCAGCCGCGACCTGACCGAGAATGTGGAGCAGCTGCAGATCTACCGCTCCCTGGAGCTGGTGCGTGGCCGAGCCATCGCGGTGCTGAACGCCATCGGCAACCGTGCGGGCGAGTACCGCTCCCTGGTTATGGCGGGCCGCTCCCACAACGTGGCGGCGCAGGCGACGACGCTGGGCAAGCGTTTCGCCTCCGCGGCTGATGAGATGGTGGTGGCACTCGACCGCGTCGAGGACCTGCTGGGCCGCTACCCGCTGCGTGGCATCAAGGGCCCGATGGGTACGGCACAGGACATGTTCGACCTGGTCGGCGGCGACGAGGCGAAGCTGAACCAGTTGGAGCAGGCCATTGCGCAGCATCTCGGCTTCGAGCGGATCTTCGACTCCGTGGGCCAGATCTACCCGCGCTCCCTCGACTTTGATGCGGTCTCCGCGCTGGTGCAGTTGGGCGCCGGCCCGTCGAGTTTGGCTACCACCATCCGTCTTATGGCCGGCAACGAGACCGTCACCGAGGGCTTCAAGGAAGGCCAGGTCGGCTCGTCCGCCATGCCGCACAAGATGAACGCCCGCTCCTGCGAGCGCATCTGCGGCTTCCAGGTGATTCTGCGTGGCTACCTCACCATGGTCGGCGACCTGTCCGGCCAGCAGTGGAACGAGGGCGACGTGTTCTGCTCCGTGGTGCGCCGCGTCGCGCTACCGGACGCCTTCTTCGCCATCGACGGCATGATGGAGACCTTCCTGACCGTCCTGGCGGAATTCGGCGCCTTCCCGGCCATGATCACCCGCGAACTGGACCGCTACCTGCCTTTCCTGGCCACCACGCGCATCCTCATGGCGTCGGTGCGCGCGGGCGTGGGGCGCGAGACCGCCCACGAGGTGATCAAGGAGCACGCGGTGGCCATGGCCCTGGACATGCGCGAAAACGGTGCGGAGCAAAACCTCGTCGAGCGTCTCGCCGCCGACGACCGCTTGCCGCTTGACCAACAGCAGCTCGAGGAGGCGTTGGCCGACCGCCACGCATTCATCGGCGCCGCGGAAGCCCAGGTGGACAACGTTTTGGACCGCATCCACGTCTGGGCCCAGAAGTACCCAGAGGCCGCCGGATACACTCCGGGAGAGATCCTGTAG
- a CDS encoding metal ABC transporter ATP-binding protein, protein MMLQLADAAVSPLWADLNLELRRGEFVAVLGPNGVGKSTLLHTIMGTRKLTSGTVEATDRVGFIPQQHMFPADLPVRGRDLVSLACAHGITRRRPLKGKVDDLLERVGATHFADQRVGLLSGGQQQLIRQAQALAGDPELMLADEPLLSLDPARERDTVDRLASLDAAVLCVTHSINPFLSVVDRVLYLGPEGHVVGEVGEVMRSDVLSDLYGTHVDVVEANGRMVVL, encoded by the coding sequence GTGATGCTGCAGCTCGCCGACGCAGCCGTCAGTCCACTGTGGGCCGATCTGAACCTGGAGCTCCGACGCGGGGAATTCGTTGCGGTGCTGGGGCCCAACGGCGTGGGCAAATCGACGCTGCTCCACACGATCATGGGTACGCGGAAGCTCACGTCCGGCACGGTTGAGGCAACTGACCGGGTGGGCTTCATTCCGCAGCAACACATGTTCCCGGCTGATCTGCCGGTCCGTGGCCGGGACCTTGTGTCGCTGGCATGCGCGCACGGCATCACACGACGTCGACCGCTGAAGGGAAAGGTCGACGACCTGCTCGAGCGCGTGGGGGCCACCCATTTCGCGGATCAGCGCGTGGGTCTCCTGTCGGGCGGGCAGCAGCAGCTCATCCGCCAAGCCCAAGCACTGGCAGGAGATCCGGAGCTCATGCTTGCCGACGAACCCCTCCTCTCCCTCGACCCCGCCCGCGAACGGGACACCGTCGATAGGCTCGCTTCTCTCGATGCCGCGGTGCTGTGCGTGACGCACTCGATCAACCCGTTCTTGTCGGTGGTGGACAGGGTCCTCTACCTCGGCCCGGAAGGCCACGTCGTGGGTGAAGTAGGCGAGGTGATGCGCTCGGATGTTTTGAGCGACCTGTACGGAACGCACGTGGATGTGGTGGAGGCCAACGGACGGATGGTGGTTCTGTGA
- a CDS encoding cation:dicarboxylase symporter family transporter: MSSVQPGSTATASGSPQIAEPKKRKDNTHWLYIGVIIAVIGGIVLGLVAPDVAVQLKPVGDTFVSLIKMIVGPIIFCTIVLGIGSVRSAATVGKTGGLALIYFTVMSTLALAIGLVVGNIIKPGEGLGLSGDASAGAKYAEKAGEGGGLIDFIQGIVPDTFFSAFVSGSILQVLFIGLFVGFAVQSMGKQGEPILNFVANLQKLVFKILGWILWVAPIGAFGAMAAVVGKTGIQAVVQMLVLMLAFYITCFLFVFGVLGTVLWVVARVSPWKLFKYLGREFLLILATSSSESALPNLMRKMEHLGVDKATVGIVVPTGYSFNLDGTAIYLTMASIFIADAMNMPMSMGEQISLLVFMIIASKGAAGVTGAGLATLAAGLQAFRPDLLSGVGIIVGIDRFMSEARALTNFAGNSIATLVVGTWTNTVDHDQVKRVLSGENPYVAADDDSDVKLSNPSVDNPATAHLQPTPQVDLSQYNKPVQ; the protein is encoded by the coding sequence ATGTCATCCGTGCAGCCCGGCTCCACAGCCACCGCTTCCGGCAGTCCGCAAATCGCTGAACCGAAGAAGCGCAAAGACAACACCCACTGGCTCTACATCGGAGTCATCATCGCCGTTATCGGCGGCATCGTCCTCGGCCTCGTGGCACCCGATGTCGCCGTCCAACTGAAGCCCGTCGGCGACACGTTCGTCTCGTTGATCAAGATGATCGTTGGGCCGATCATCTTCTGCACCATCGTGCTCGGAATCGGTTCTGTCCGATCCGCCGCAACGGTGGGCAAGACTGGTGGTCTGGCGCTGATCTACTTCACCGTCATGTCCACCCTCGCGCTGGCCATCGGTCTGGTCGTGGGCAACATCATTAAACCGGGTGAAGGCCTGGGGCTGAGCGGTGATGCGTCGGCAGGTGCGAAGTACGCCGAGAAGGCCGGCGAAGGCGGCGGGTTGATCGATTTTATCCAGGGCATCGTCCCGGATACATTCTTCAGCGCGTTCGTTTCCGGTTCCATCCTGCAGGTGCTGTTCATCGGCCTGTTCGTCGGCTTCGCCGTGCAGTCTATGGGCAAGCAGGGCGAACCCATCCTCAACTTCGTCGCCAACCTGCAGAAGCTGGTGTTCAAGATCCTCGGTTGGATCCTCTGGGTCGCCCCGATCGGCGCATTCGGTGCGATGGCGGCGGTTGTGGGCAAGACCGGTATCCAGGCGGTGGTGCAGATGCTTGTGCTCATGCTCGCGTTCTACATCACCTGCTTCCTCTTCGTCTTCGGTGTGCTGGGCACCGTGCTGTGGGTGGTGGCCCGCGTCTCCCCGTGGAAGCTGTTCAAGTACCTCGGCCGCGAGTTCCTGCTCATCCTGGCCACGTCCTCGTCCGAATCCGCACTGCCCAACCTCATGCGCAAGATGGAGCACCTCGGCGTGGACAAGGCGACGGTGGGCATTGTCGTTCCCACTGGTTATTCCTTCAACCTCGACGGCACGGCCATCTACCTGACCATGGCCTCGATCTTCATCGCTGACGCCATGAATATGCCGATGAGCATGGGTGAGCAGATCTCCCTGCTGGTCTTCATGATCATCGCTTCTAAGGGTGCCGCCGGTGTCACCGGCGCCGGTCTAGCCACTCTGGCTGCCGGCCTGCAGGCTTTCCGCCCTGACCTGCTTTCTGGTGTGGGCATCATCGTCGGTATCGACCGCTTCATGTCCGAAGCCCGCGCACTGACTAACTTCGCCGGCAACTCCATCGCCACCCTCGTCGTAGGTACCTGGACCAACACCGTGGACCACGACCAAGTCAAGCGCGTCTTGTCCGGCGAGAACCCCTATGTAGCAGCTGACGACGACAGCGACGTCAAGCTGTCCAACCCCTCCGTGGATAATCCCGCGACCGCGCACCTGCAGCCAACCCCGCAGGTGGACCTGTCGCAGTACAACAAGCCTGTTCAGTAA
- a CDS encoding DUF2334 domain-containing protein: MSRHLLVSVSSIFDETRKDVQKLVSDLEFENIPVSLLVAPHIDKKWHLAKDAKTRGWLKEQMEGGRGLILNGFDQPVQGRRAEFANLEAHEAKLRLKGATRQMEKLGFELDTFAPPRWRMSDGTLEALQKFDFRLAASTKGIYFLRTGEIVYSRNLSVGEGFGAAGWWRRSIIDAAVRSAKLGNTVRLSVSGRNLSKKKVRNDFIAAAVAAAEEGLTPVNYRDL; encoded by the coding sequence ATGTCCCGCCACCTGCTCGTCTCCGTTTCTTCGATTTTCGACGAGACACGAAAGGACGTGCAAAAGCTCGTCAGCGACTTGGAGTTTGAGAACATCCCGGTATCGCTGCTTGTGGCGCCGCACATCGACAAGAAATGGCACTTGGCTAAGGACGCGAAGACCCGTGGCTGGCTCAAGGAGCAAATGGAAGGCGGCCGCGGTCTCATTCTCAATGGCTTCGACCAGCCGGTGCAGGGGCGCCGCGCGGAATTCGCCAACCTAGAAGCCCATGAAGCGAAGCTGCGGCTCAAGGGCGCGACGCGTCAGATGGAAAAGCTCGGCTTCGAGCTGGACACCTTCGCCCCGCCGCGCTGGCGCATGTCCGACGGTACCTTGGAGGCGCTGCAGAAATTCGACTTCCGTCTCGCCGCATCAACTAAGGGCATTTACTTCCTGCGCACGGGCGAGATCGTCTACTCTCGCAACCTCTCCGTCGGTGAGGGCTTCGGTGCGGCGGGGTGGTGGCGCCGCAGCATTATCGACGCTGCCGTGCGCAGCGCCAAGCTCGGAAACACCGTTCGCCTTTCTGTCTCAGGCAGGAACCTATCGAAGAAGAAGGTTCGCAACGACTTCATCGCGGCCGCTGTTGCCGCCGCTGAAGAGGGCCTGACTCCGGTGAACTACCGGGACCTCTGA
- the purD gene encoding phosphoribosylamine--glycine ligase: MRILVIGSGGREHALVHALAASSAPAPGDGQHELHAAPGNAGIAGLAAVHELDVTDGPATVALAQSIGADLVVIGPEQPLVAGVADALREADIAVFGPSKAAAALEGSKAFAKDVMAAAGVRTADARQVTDASEMEAALDAFGPTWVVKDDGLAGGKGVVVTPDRAAAKEHAEAVIAAGNPVLFESFLEGPEVSLFCLVDGEIVVPLIPAQDHKRAYDNDEGPNTGGMGAYTPLPWLPADGVRRIVDEVVAPVAAEMVRRGTPYSGLLYAGLAWGADGPAVVEFNARFGDPETQAVLALLETPLADVLHATATGTLDALAPLEWKDGFAVTVVLAAENYPANPRKGDPITAQGGLLGDPTRVLHAGTSSRDGGYVSAGGRVLNIVGTGATLEDAVDAAYETIEQIDLDGSFYRRDIARPAIDGEIQV, translated from the coding sequence ATGCGCATCCTCGTGATCGGTTCGGGCGGCCGCGAACACGCCCTTGTCCATGCACTGGCAGCATCGTCCGCACCGGCACCCGGGGACGGGCAGCATGAGCTGCATGCCGCGCCGGGCAATGCCGGTATCGCGGGCCTGGCCGCTGTGCACGAGCTCGATGTCACCGATGGTCCCGCCACTGTCGCGCTGGCCCAGTCCATCGGTGCGGACTTGGTGGTCATTGGCCCGGAGCAGCCGCTGGTGGCCGGTGTCGCCGACGCGCTAAGGGAAGCGGACATCGCCGTCTTCGGTCCCTCCAAAGCTGCCGCCGCACTGGAGGGCTCGAAGGCGTTCGCGAAAGACGTCATGGCTGCGGCGGGTGTTCGGACCGCCGATGCCCGCCAGGTCACCGATGCCTCCGAGATGGAGGCGGCGCTCGACGCGTTCGGCCCCACCTGGGTGGTCAAAGATGACGGTCTCGCCGGCGGCAAAGGCGTTGTGGTGACGCCGGACCGCGCCGCAGCCAAGGAGCACGCCGAGGCCGTCATCGCCGCCGGCAACCCCGTGCTGTTCGAGTCCTTCCTCGAGGGCCCGGAGGTCTCCCTGTTCTGCCTCGTCGACGGTGAAATTGTCGTGCCGCTGATCCCGGCCCAGGACCATAAGCGCGCCTACGACAATGACGAGGGCCCCAATACCGGCGGCATGGGCGCCTACACCCCGCTGCCGTGGCTGCCTGCTGACGGCGTTAGGCGCATCGTCGACGAGGTGGTCGCCCCCGTGGCGGCTGAGATGGTGCGCCGCGGCACTCCGTACTCCGGCCTGCTCTACGCCGGGCTGGCCTGGGGTGCGGACGGGCCCGCCGTGGTGGAATTCAACGCCCGCTTCGGCGACCCGGAAACGCAAGCCGTGCTCGCCCTGCTGGAGACTCCGCTCGCTGACGTCCTGCACGCCACGGCCACCGGCACCCTGGATGCGCTGGCCCCGCTCGAGTGGAAGGACGGCTTCGCCGTGACGGTGGTGTTGGCCGCCGAGAACTACCCGGCCAACCCGCGCAAGGGCGACCCGATCACCGCGCAGGGCGGGCTTCTGGGCGACCCCACGCGCGTCCTCCACGCCGGCACCTCCTCCCGGGACGGCGGCTATGTCTCCGCGGGCGGCCGCGTGCTCAACATTGTCGGCACGGGCGCGACTCTCGAAGACGCAGTGGACGCGGCCTACGAGACGATCGAGCAGATCGACCTGGATGGCTCCTTCTACCGCCGCGACATCGCGCGCCCGGCGATCGACGGGGAGATCCAGGTTTAA
- a CDS encoding phosphoribosylaminoimidazolesuccinocarboxamide synthase — protein MRPELSDYNHLSAGKVREIYEIDDQTLLMVASDRISAFDYALEPEIPDKGKILTYTSEFFFDLLDGVPNHLAGPLDDERIPEEVLGSAFVVKKLNMIPFECVARGYLTGSGKKEYDANGAVCGVALPEGLKEASKLPEPIFTPATKAEQGDHDENVRYEYVVKHVGEELAEKLRAMTLEIYSRAAEYAETRGIILADTKLEFGLDADGALVLADEVLTPDSSRYWPADSYEEGKSQPSFDKQYVRNWLTSPKSGWDPEEGTPPPELPGSIVEATRDRYIEAYERLSGRKFA, from the coding sequence ATGCGTCCAGAGCTTTCTGACTATAACCACCTCTCCGCAGGCAAGGTCCGGGAGATCTATGAGATCGACGACCAGACTCTGCTGATGGTCGCCAGCGACCGGATTTCCGCCTTCGACTACGCGCTCGAGCCGGAAATCCCGGACAAAGGCAAGATTCTCACCTACACCAGCGAGTTCTTCTTCGATCTGCTCGACGGTGTGCCCAACCACCTCGCCGGGCCGCTTGACGACGAACGGATTCCCGAAGAGGTCTTGGGCAGCGCCTTCGTGGTGAAGAAGCTGAACATGATTCCCTTCGAGTGCGTTGCCCGCGGCTACCTCACCGGTTCCGGCAAGAAGGAATACGACGCGAACGGTGCCGTCTGCGGCGTCGCCCTGCCGGAGGGGCTGAAGGAAGCGTCCAAGCTGCCGGAGCCGATTTTCACGCCCGCCACCAAGGCGGAGCAGGGCGACCACGACGAGAACGTCCGGTACGAGTACGTGGTCAAGCACGTCGGTGAGGAGCTGGCGGAGAAACTGCGCGCCATGACGCTGGAGATCTACTCCCGCGCAGCCGAGTACGCGGAGACACGTGGCATCATTCTCGCGGACACCAAGCTCGAGTTCGGCCTCGACGCCGACGGCGCACTGGTGCTCGCGGACGAAGTGCTCACCCCGGACTCCTCCCGCTACTGGCCGGCCGATTCCTACGAGGAAGGCAAAAGCCAGCCCAGCTTTGACAAGCAGTATGTGCGCAACTGGTTGACCAGCCCGAAGTCCGGGTGGGACCCGGAGGAGGGCACCCCGCCGCCGGAGCTGCCGGGCTCCATCGTCGAGGCCACGCGCGACCGCTACATCGAGGCCTACGAGCGCCTCTCGGGCCGCAAGTTCGCCTGA
- a CDS encoding metal ABC transporter permease — MTEAFETTQYLLGLDFVQVTLIACALLGLLSGVMAPLIVVRQMSFSVHATSELALMGASAALLFGANVGFGAVAGAVVAAVVLAALGFRGQQDSAVGVVMSFGMGLSVLFIHLYPGNSNRALALLTGQIVGISGQNMWLLAGTTVLVVTAVAVLWRPLLFASADPAMAAAAGVNVRAMSVLFAVLVGIASAQSVQIVGALLVMSLLITPGAAATQITGSPVRAAVWSIVIAEVSAVGGMILSLAPGVPVSVFVAFISFGIYLVCRILGGLQRRRIGRGAQGRRIGGRTRQRSR; from the coding sequence GTGACGGAAGCATTCGAAACGACCCAGTACTTGCTCGGCCTCGACTTCGTTCAGGTCACGCTGATCGCCTGCGCGCTACTCGGTCTCTTGTCAGGGGTGATGGCGCCCCTGATCGTGGTGCGGCAAATGTCGTTCTCCGTGCACGCGACGTCAGAGCTCGCCCTCATGGGCGCATCAGCGGCGCTGCTGTTCGGCGCCAATGTCGGGTTCGGTGCAGTGGCGGGTGCGGTCGTCGCGGCAGTCGTGCTGGCGGCGCTCGGGTTCCGGGGCCAGCAGGACTCCGCAGTCGGCGTGGTGATGAGTTTCGGCATGGGCTTATCCGTTCTGTTCATCCACCTGTATCCGGGCAATTCCAACCGGGCGCTGGCGTTGCTTACAGGTCAGATCGTGGGCATTTCGGGGCAGAATATGTGGCTTCTCGCGGGTACCACGGTGCTCGTCGTAACTGCCGTGGCGGTGCTGTGGCGCCCGCTACTGTTCGCGTCCGCGGACCCGGCCATGGCGGCAGCGGCCGGGGTGAATGTGCGCGCCATGTCTGTCCTGTTCGCAGTACTGGTGGGTATCGCGTCCGCCCAGTCGGTGCAGATCGTCGGTGCGCTGCTGGTCATGTCGCTGCTGATCACACCCGGTGCGGCGGCCACCCAGATCACGGGCAGTCCGGTGCGCGCGGCCGTCTGGTCCATCGTGATCGCAGAGGTCTCGGCGGTGGGCGGCATGATTCTCTCCCTGGCGCCGGGTGTGCCGGTGAGCGTGTTTGTCGCGTTCATCTCCTTCGGCATCTACCTGGTGTGCCGGATCCTCGGCGGACTGCAGCGCCGGCGCATTGGAAGAGGAGCGCAGGGCCGCCGCATCGGAGGCAGGACGCGTCAGAGGTCCCGGTAG
- a CDS encoding HIT family protein — MSTVSTVFTKIINGEIPGRFIYRDETVAAFLTIEPIAYGHTLVVPVAEVDKWTDLDSATWLHANEVAQEIGQAVITAFGSERAGYLIAGFEVPHAHIHVFPANDMSGYSLQNIMRADETDDAEMDAAAEKLRAELGTGPDGRRA, encoded by the coding sequence ATGAGCACTGTCAGCACTGTCTTCACCAAGATCATCAACGGGGAGATCCCCGGCCGTTTCATCTACCGCGACGAGACTGTCGCCGCGTTTTTGACCATCGAGCCGATCGCGTACGGCCACACGCTCGTGGTTCCGGTCGCCGAGGTGGACAAGTGGACGGACCTGGATTCGGCGACGTGGCTGCACGCCAACGAGGTGGCACAGGAGATCGGCCAGGCTGTGATCACGGCCTTCGGCTCGGAGCGCGCCGGCTACCTCATCGCGGGCTTCGAGGTGCCGCACGCCCACATCCATGTCTTCCCGGCCAACGACATGTCCGGCTACAGCCTGCAGAACATCATGCGCGCCGACGAAACGGACGATGCCGAGATGGACGCCGCCGCCGAAAAGCTGCGCGCTGAGCTGGGCACCGGCCCAGACGGCCGCCGCGCCTAG
- a CDS encoding S9 family peptidase → MTETPHSNPVGPQAPIAAKHPITRTFHGREFVDDYEWLRDKESPETLAYLEAENAYTKEQTAHLEALTDSIYNEIKSRVKETDMSVPQRQGDWWYYGRTEEGKSYGISCRVPVTDGSDPWSPPELPEDGSGLPDEQVLLDFNALAEGHEFFSVGASSISTSGRYLAYSTDTAGDERFDLKVKDLTTGQLLDDEIPGIFYGATWAGEDHIFYIRVDDAWRPHQVWRHRLGTDSTEDVLVYEETDEKFGVGVAADRSERYVLIVSASSLTTEYRVLPMSDPEGEFQVLWPREAGVEYNVDLAVIGQGSSEKEHWVVTHNAHGPNSSVGVCPVAAGHLPPLRELTELMPHDDQVRIEGTDAYRDFIFVAYRRSGIGRLAVADLTAGGFGSFRELEFDEELYTAALAGNPEWDAPVVRISYTSFTQPAQVLDYRVATGELTLLKEQEVRGGYNPDQYVAERMWATAEDGTKVPMSVVRRVDLNADKPAPCLLYGYGSYEASTDPGFSVARLSLLDRGMVWVCAHVRGGGEMGRLWYDNGKMLTKKNTFTDFVACSDALIREGVTTPSMLVAEGGSAGGLLMGAVANLAPEKFAGIQAIVPFVDPLTSILKPELPLTVGEWEEWGDPYHDPEVYDYMATYAPYENVEAKKYPDILAVTSINDTRVLYVEPAKWIAKLRATATGGQFLLKTEMAAGHGGVSGRYAKWKQTAFEYAWTLHTAGAVTDGSLVE, encoded by the coding sequence ATGACTGAGACTCCTCATTCGAATCCGGTCGGTCCGCAAGCACCGATCGCCGCGAAGCACCCGATCACCCGCACCTTCCACGGCCGGGAGTTCGTCGACGATTACGAGTGGTTGCGCGACAAGGAGTCCCCGGAGACCCTCGCGTACCTCGAGGCGGAGAACGCCTACACGAAGGAACAGACCGCACACCTCGAGGCGCTCACGGACTCGATCTACAACGAGATCAAGTCGCGTGTGAAGGAGACGGACATGTCCGTCCCGCAGCGCCAGGGCGACTGGTGGTATTACGGCCGCACGGAGGAAGGCAAGAGCTACGGCATCAGCTGCCGCGTGCCGGTCACCGACGGCAGCGACCCATGGTCGCCGCCGGAGCTTCCGGAGGACGGCTCGGGCCTGCCCGACGAGCAGGTTTTGCTCGACTTCAACGCGCTCGCCGAGGGTCACGAGTTCTTCTCCGTCGGAGCGTCGTCGATCAGCACATCGGGCCGCTACCTCGCGTACTCCACGGACACCGCGGGCGACGAGCGCTTCGACCTCAAAGTCAAGGACCTCACGACAGGGCAGTTGCTTGACGACGAGATCCCAGGCATCTTCTACGGCGCCACCTGGGCCGGCGAGGACCATATCTTCTACATCCGCGTCGACGACGCGTGGCGCCCCCACCAGGTGTGGCGTCACCGGCTCGGTACTGATTCCACCGAGGATGTGCTCGTCTACGAGGAGACCGACGAGAAATTCGGTGTCGGCGTGGCCGCGGACCGCTCGGAGCGCTACGTGCTCATCGTTTCCGCGTCCTCCCTGACCACCGAATACCGCGTTCTGCCGATGAGCGACCCGGAGGGCGAGTTCCAAGTGCTCTGGCCCCGCGAGGCGGGCGTGGAGTACAACGTCGACCTCGCCGTTATCGGGCAGGGAAGCAGCGAAAAAGAACACTGGGTGGTCACCCACAACGCGCACGGGCCGAATTCCTCCGTGGGCGTGTGCCCGGTTGCCGCCGGTCACCTGCCGCCCCTGCGCGAGCTGACCGAGCTCATGCCGCATGACGACCAGGTGCGCATCGAGGGCACCGATGCCTACCGCGACTTCATCTTCGTCGCTTATCGACGCAGCGGGATCGGCCGCCTCGCTGTAGCCGACCTCACCGCCGGCGGGTTCGGCTCCTTCCGGGAGCTGGAATTCGACGAGGAGCTCTACACCGCGGCCCTGGCCGGCAACCCGGAATGGGACGCCCCGGTGGTGCGCATCAGCTACACCTCCTTCACCCAACCCGCCCAAGTACTGGACTACCGCGTCGCCACCGGCGAGCTCACCCTGCTGAAAGAGCAGGAAGTCCGCGGCGGGTACAACCCCGACCAATACGTCGCCGAGCGCATGTGGGCCACAGCCGAGGACGGCACCAAGGTGCCGATGTCGGTGGTCAGGCGCGTCGATCTCAACGCGGATAAGCCTGCCCCCTGCTTGCTGTACGGGTACGGGTCCTACGAAGCGTCGACGGATCCCGGCTTCTCCGTCGCGCGGCTGAGCCTGCTGGACCGCGGAATGGTGTGGGTGTGCGCGCACGTCCGCGGCGGCGGCGAGATGGGCCGCCTGTGGTACGACAATGGTAAGATGCTGACGAAGAAGAACACGTTCACCGACTTCGTGGCCTGTTCCGACGCGCTAATCCGCGAAGGCGTGACCACCCCCTCGATGCTCGTCGCGGAAGGCGGCTCCGCCGGCGGCCTGCTCATGGGTGCGGTAGCGAACCTCGCTCCCGAGAAGTTCGCCGGCATCCAGGCGATCGTGCCGTTCGTGGACCCGTTGACTTCGATCCTCAAGCCGGAACTACCTTTGACCGTCGGCGAGTGGGAGGAATGGGGCGACCCGTACCACGACCCGGAGGTGTACGACTACATGGCCACCTACGCGCCCTACGAGAACGTCGAGGCGAAGAAATACCCTGACATCCTGGCCGTGACCAGTATCAACGACACCCGCGTACTGTATGTCGAGCCCGCGAAGTGGATCGCGAAACTGCGCGCCACAGCCACCGGCGGGCAGTTCCTGCTCAAGACCGAAATGGCAGCCGGCCACGGCGGCGTGTCCGGCCGTTACGCGAAGTGGAAGCAGACCGCGTTCGAGTACGCGTGGACGCTGCACACGGCGGGGGCGGTGACGGACGGCTCGCTAGTGGAATGA